Part of the Engystomops pustulosus chromosome 4, aEngPut4.maternal, whole genome shotgun sequence genome is shown below.
tttattttatatttcagtTAAGTTATTGCAAAGTACATTAAACAGTACATTAAAAAGTACagataaaggaaaaaaaacattaaaaagtacaGATAAAGAAAAGAAATTATAATGAATCCCTTCcaaccaattttatttttttttagttttgcatttccattttttgctcctctCCTttgaaaatccataacttttttatatcttagtgtacagagctttatgagggcttgttttccacATAACCAATTGCAATTCCTAGAGTCATTATTGGAGATTCCATGCCACATACTGAGAAGTGGGTGAAATGCGGTGAAATTGaaaaagcacattttttgtggattCTGTTtcaatggctttcactgtgcgctcctaaTGACACCCCTCCTTTATTCTCTGGGCCGGTACATTtagagggataccaaatttatataggttttattaggtttttcaaagggaacctgtcatcaggaaccctttttctggctcccccatgtccccatagataatagtgtgcacattgccaaagagtttttattataaaactgGCTTTACCTTTTCTCTCCAATGTGTTAGATACCTTGTAGACAACAGATGTTTAAGAATATTAAAAAACATgacaaaattgcaattttttcccATAGACCCAGAAGACACACATACAATTAAAACTCCACAAGGATTGCTGGTCACCTTTCCATTCTGGAGTAAAATCGGAGATAAGAAAGCCTGGAAAACCGATGTCCTCCCTCAGGAAAGCCATAATGCTGGTTGTAGTTGTGGAAAAGCTGAAGGGAAAAACAAGAAGCGAGAAGCAGGACTTTTTCGGTGATGACGACCTGCTGAATCACATCCTTGTAGAGGGTAAGACCACTGATAATGGGTTATTATATAACGGGGGGCCTTATACAGGAAAGACCCAAGATTTATCCagtatacaaaaataatatttttatctaATTTTCAAAATATCTGATTATtcttatatttaaccccttaaaaacttggcccttttttgtttttgtgtttccatttttcactccccaaattcaaaaactcttttttttttttccttgtacagaggtgtatgagggcttgttttctgcttaacaaattgtacttcatattgACTATATTTAAcacttcatgccatgtactgggaagtgaaaaaatgcagtgaaataggtGAATcaaagcatttgcgccatttccttGTGGACTCGGttctttcactctgcgctccaaatgacacatcttcttaattatttgggttggtacaatcacgggaataccaaattcatgtttttatagttttttaataCTTTAGAAAATGAAAACATCTTCTGCTAattcaatgtacagagctgtgtgaggtgtcatttttcagGGACGCGCTGAAGTTTTCTTTTGTTACCTTTTTaggaactgtatgaccttttgatcactttttataaaacatttttctatgttgcaaaatggcaaaaaaggggagTTTCATACATTTGGGTACTATGTTCTCTTACAGGGTTCAGTGACGGGAATAACCGtaattgtattttgatagattgtgatttttgggacgcagcgatacctaacatatttaagaattttatttgtatattaattTTTATATGGGTTTTCTAATcaatattaccatatagtgccatactgcagtatgggcGTTTCTGTGGATTTTGCagatgatctgttacaatgtgccacaggCACATTGCAACAGATCTTAGGAAATGAAGCAGCCTTGTGTCTTATAAAGACATGAGGCTGTTATGGCAATGGGATGGATTATCAAAGCTAATATGGTTGGCAAATAATTACTATGTAATTGAATACACAACATTCCATTACCATATTATGTCATAGTCAGTAATAATTATCAGATAGGCTACGTGAACATACCCTTGTGTCGTCGATATATCAACCACAGTGTAATCGATATTTACACATTAATTAACTTCAAACTTTTTGACTATTTACAGAAGACATTACCTGCAACGAAATAGGAACTTATGATGCCTCTAAATCTCAATATCGGTACAACAAAACAACAGTGCACGTTATTCGGGATCACAGACAAAAGTGCTTAGCTCTACAGCAGTTTCAGGAAAATGCTTGTCTCGTGGCCCTGTTTTTGCAAGGGCAGAATATCGAGAGTGAAGGTAAGATGTCACTTACTAATTCTAGATTAACCCCTCTTATGAACCTCTTTGCTATTATAACATTAAGTGATAAATCCTTAAAACAATGTTTTTTATGCAGCTAAAATCAATGTGGACAGCTATGTTGCGCAACCATTCAACATCAACAAGCGTCCAGTCACGTTGGGTATTGCTGGTTCCAAATTCTATTTGTTCTGCGCTGTCAAGCAGGGGACAGAAGATCCCGATTTGTCTCTGAAGGTGAGGACTCATGAGTGGTTGTAGTAGAGATTGTTACCACAGCACAGAATTAATTAGAATATATAAGACACAAAATAAGGACTCTGCAGCGCATCAGCAAAAAATGCAGGTGTGCGATGTCCTTGTTCACTCCGTATTGTatccgcatccgtttttttttcatgtctgaatacaataatttttttcacatttgcaaaaaaaacagaTGGGTTTCTGATCTACTTTTTGCCCTGCCCAATTGGTTGCCTagctacatttgagaaaaaacagACTGCATATGGGTGTTATCCATGTGCTGTCCATTTTTTTGGCTGATCCATTGACTTCTGTAAAGGACCGTGGTCTTGCATGTGAGAAAAAAAgagtgcatgctgcaatttttttctcccCATCTGAACATCTGTGAAAAGAAAAATGACATGTGAACAGACACATAAGAATCAATGGGTCTTTAtgccatccacaaaaaaaacGGATTTCATATAGACATTATAAAcacccgtctgaatgagccctaaattgtatattttatattaagaattccaggacaacctttacaatacatatattacactgtcATAAAAAACTAAAGCTCTCCTTGCAAAATAATGGTTGACTGTTATTGATCGCATGTGGTTCATTGGAACTGCATACGCAATCGGGCTGAGCCCCCAGacatttgcattgcgtttctaaGTGTAATGTAAACCCCCCATGTGACCATACCTGaaacattcagattttttttcttgtgatacttcTTAAGATAgcgtatcacactcaaaattctgtTCTGTGCAACCCTATAGtagacagattcatgaagagtgatttttcaaaaacatttcattggccacatttatcaaccCCTATAAGCCACAATATTAAATCAGTTTTACCTGTCAAAGATGGCTAACAAACACGTACAGCTCGAGTAAGATTCTTGCTCCAATGTTCTACATGTTGTGGGGTCACAAATctatacaaaaacaaacaaaagtacCGATATTTTTGAGCTGGACGATTAGGCAAGATATTGGCTGAGACCTTGGCAGGACCATCTAGTATATCATGGGGTGTGTGTTATTGCCTGAAAGATTTTAGGTGAGGGAAGGATTGTAGATGAATTTTAACATGTCAGATCCTTGGCTCATGTGGATACACCAACTGCTCAACAAAACTGAACATATATGTGTATAGAGGGTTAAGGAGGAATACAGGAACTGTCAACCAAATGAGGTTCTGGCCATGTGCTGGGGGTCTCCTTCCATGATTATTATGATTGTTTTGGTGTTGGTTAGGTCTACAGTGGTCCTAGTTTTGATACAAAGAAATATTGCCCCTGTTTAGCTGTCATTAAAAACTTCATGGTTCATCTGAACGTTTCCTTGAATTTCAACTAGACTTTTAACTTTCCTCTTTCATCTAGGAAGTGGACAATATAAAAGATATAAAGGACGATGACTTGTTACCCTTCATGTTCTTCAAGAAGCCCAGTAATGGTGTATTTAACTCCTTTGAATCGATGGCCTTCCCCGGCTATTGTATAAGCACATCTCAGCAGGAGAGTAATCCAGTCCAGCTCAAGCCAGAAGAAAGCCAAGTCTTCCTGCAAGATTTTATAGTGAATCCAAATTTTTAGTTTGTGATCCAGTCAATTCTGTGTATGTGCCATGTATAAAGCAGAATCTGTCTGTCCCCATAATGGGCACCGCTAACAACCGCCTTATCAACTTCAGTTACAAATGTTGGTCGGTGCCGACTTGTCAGATTAATGCATTTCAGTGCAAATTTTGAACCCGACATGGAGGCCCAGTACAAAGGATGACCCATGTAACATAGCTCTGCCGGCACATATAAAACAGGTGTCCTACTGGAGCTCTGCTTAGAAGTGACCAAATCTGTTGTATAAAAACAACTTTCAGTTTACATTTTCAGTCAGAGAAGTAAAAAGTAACTCACTGAGTCCTCTCTATGTTATTTATAGCTTTGTGTTAATAATATGTGgttttatattatgtattatattatattatgtataagTTGGGCTTGGTTTATAGACTATGTATTGTCAATTATATTTTTCTTGGTAAAACACCCTTGTTATTATATATTAGGgtgtataaatgaaaaaaataaaaaaaataattaaaagtatTTTAGAGTagttttagtttgttttttttatgcatttaaaCATTTGTATTTTCTTATATCCAAACACAAAGGATGAACAAAATCCACAAATGTACAATAATAAattcacatattggggcacatttacttacccgccccttgcgcgatccccgctgtgcattgccCGGCGATCATGGACTCCaaagtgattcactaagatcgtgcgcccggtatcctgcatgtgtcgcttcccccgctcaggtccaccggagttcaccatcttcttcccggtgcatgtaagtgcacggcttgcgacacaaattccgcGCTCAGACAGAAtctgttggattgtccgacgatcCCCTCCCCAATTtgtgtccgcggacccttagtaaatgagccccattgcgtAGCTTTCAAAAGTTGTGGTCCAGGTGACATTTTATAGGACCCAGAAGCATTGGTGAGGAAGCTGGGCATcggtgaggggctgtatacttgggacagggggctgcaggctgtatacttgggacagggggctgcaggctgtatacttgggacagggggctgcaggctgtatacttgggacagggggctgcaggctgtatacttgggacagggggctgcaggctgtatacttgggacagggagctgcaggctgtatactagggacagggggctgtaagctgtatactagggacagggggctgtaagctgtatactagggacagggggctgcaggctgtatactagggacagggggctgcaggctgtatactagggacagggggctgcaggctgtatactagggacagggggctacaggctgtatactagggacagggggctgcaggctgtatactagggacagggggctgcaagctgtatactagggacagggggctgcaggctgtatactagggacagggggctgcaggctgtatactagggacagggggctacaggctgCATGCTAGGGACAGGGAgctgcaagctgtatactagggacagggggctgtaagctgtatactagggacagggggctgcaggctgtatactagggagagagagctgcaggctgtatactagggacagggggctgcaggctgtatactagggacagggctctacaggctgtatactagggacagggggctgcaggctgtatactagggacatggctctaacaggctgtatactagggacagggggctacaggctgtatactagggacagggggctgcaggctgtatactagggacatggctctaacaggctgtatactagggacatggctctaacaggctgtatactagggacagggggctacaggctgtatactagggacagggtctaaaggctgtatattagggacagggggctgcaggctgtatactagggacatggctctacaggctgtatactagggacaggggctgcaggctgtatactagggacagggggctacaggctgtatactagggagagggggctgcaggctgtatactagggacagggggctgcaggctgtatactagggacatggctctacaggctgtatactagcgacagggggctgcaggctgtatactagggacagggggctacaggctgtatatgagggacaggggctgcagcctgtatactagggacagggggctacaggctgtataccaggaaCAGGGctctacaggctgtatactagggacagggggctacaggttgtatactagggacagggggctgcaggctgtatactagggacagggctctaaaggctgtatactagggacagggggctgcaggctgtatactagggacagggggctgcaggctgtatactagggacatggctaaaacaggctgtatactagggacagggggctacaggctgtatactagggacatggctaaaacaggctgtatactagggacagggtctacaggctgtatattagggacagggggctgcaggctgtatactagggacagggctctacaggctgtatactagggacagggggctgcaggctgtatattagggagagagagctgcaggctgtatactagggacagggggctgcaggctgtatactagggacagggtctacaggctgtatactagggacagggggctacaggctgtatattagggacagggggctgcaggctgtatactagggacagggctctacaggctgtatactagggacagggggctgcaggctgtatactagggacagggctctacaggctgtatactagggacagggggctacaggttgtatactagggacagggggctgcaggctgtatactagggacagggctctaaaggctgtatactagggacagggggctgcaggctgtatactagggacagggggctacaggctgtatactagggacatggctaaaacaggctgtatactagggacagggggctacaggctgtatactagggacatggctaaaacaggctgtatactagggacagggtctacaggctgtata
Proteins encoded:
- the LOC140127857 gene encoding interleukin-1 beta-like: MAMADFSIEYSEDVGEFYIDDLSFKKKTQKTHIQLKLHKDCWSPFHSGVKSEIRKPGKPMSSLRKAIMLVVVVEKLKGKTRSEKQDFFGDDDLLNHILVEEDITCNEIGTYDASKSQYRYNKTTVHVIRDHRQKCLALQQFQENACLVALFLQGQNIESEAKINVDSYVAQPFNINKRPVTLGIAGSKFYLFCAVKQGTEDPDLSLKEVDNIKDIKDDDLLPFMFFKKPSNGVFNSFESMAFPGYCISTSQQESNPVQLKPEESQVFLQDFIVNPNF